A genome region from Nocardiopsis exhalans includes the following:
- a CDS encoding maleylpyruvate isomerase family mycothiol-dependent enzyme, whose translation MDTPRYLTVLRESGTLLADAAEDRPHAHVPTCPEWNVADLVWHVGETHHFWRSIASGEIKDPDDGYVQPERPKDEDLLPWYREGLAETLTVLTELDPEEPRWTWAPQKDGAFIQRRMAQETAVHAWDVLNAIGSRAPLPADVAADGVDEFLSFFLGLAEMLGLPRESVGPVGTVLLSATDTGQVWSVDHTGQHWRVSRSATRASTAVEGTASDLLLALWRRSGTEGLSLSGDEEAFARFLRAAETE comes from the coding sequence ATGGACACCCCCCGATACCTCACGGTTCTCCGCGAGAGCGGGACTCTCCTCGCCGACGCGGCCGAGGACAGACCCCACGCACACGTACCCACCTGTCCCGAGTGGAACGTCGCCGACCTCGTCTGGCATGTCGGCGAGACCCATCACTTCTGGAGATCGATCGCCTCCGGAGAGATCAAGGACCCCGACGACGGCTACGTGCAGCCGGAGCGGCCCAAGGACGAGGACCTCCTGCCCTGGTACCGGGAAGGCCTGGCCGAAACGCTCACCGTACTCACCGAGCTCGATCCTGAGGAGCCACGCTGGACCTGGGCTCCGCAGAAGGACGGCGCGTTCATCCAAAGACGCATGGCACAGGAAACCGCCGTGCACGCCTGGGACGTGCTCAACGCGATCGGCAGCCGTGCGCCGTTACCCGCCGACGTGGCCGCCGACGGGGTGGACGAGTTTCTCTCCTTCTTCCTGGGCCTGGCTGAGATGCTGGGCCTGCCCCGGGAGTCGGTCGGACCGGTCGGGACGGTGCTGTTGAGCGCGACCGACACCGGACAGGTCTGGTCGGTGGACCACACCGGTCAGCACTGGCGGGTCAGCCGCAGCGCGACGCGGGCCAGTACCGCGGTCGAGGGGACCGCATCCGACCTGCTGCTCGCTCTGTGGCGGCGGAGCGGTACCGAAGGCCTCAGTCTTTCGGGTGATGAGGAGGCCTTCGCGCGCTTCCTCAGAGCCGCCGAAACCGAGTAA
- a CDS encoding alpha/beta fold hydrolase, which yields MPTFTAPDGTELAYRLEGRGDPLLCLPGGPMRASVYLGDLGGLSSRRRLVLLDLRGTGDSAEPADPASYRCDRQVDDIEALRVHLGLDRVDLLAHSASGDLGLLYALAHPDRVRTLTLVTARARPLGVEFTREHRDERAALRVEEPWYAEAFQAYQNLMAGSGSDADWDAMMPFFYGRWDEAAREHAAGDVAQTNKEAARLFSPWDAFDPDEARAIAKSWDVRVLVVAGELDSAPIPRVSAQIAELFADGELAVQPGGGHFPWLDDPDFFVRTVTDFLDR from the coding sequence ATGCCGACTTTCACCGCCCCGGACGGGACCGAACTCGCCTACCGCCTCGAAGGCCGGGGCGACCCCCTCCTCTGCCTGCCCGGCGGCCCCATGCGCGCCTCCGTCTACCTGGGTGACCTCGGCGGGCTGTCGAGCCGACGCCGACTGGTCCTGCTCGACCTGCGCGGTACCGGTGACTCCGCCGAACCCGCGGACCCGGCCAGCTACCGCTGCGACCGGCAGGTCGACGACATCGAGGCCCTGCGCGTACACCTGGGTCTGGACCGGGTGGACCTGCTCGCCCACTCCGCCTCCGGTGATCTGGGGCTGCTGTACGCGCTCGCGCACCCGGACCGCGTCCGAACCCTCACCCTGGTGACAGCCCGCGCCCGCCCCCTCGGGGTGGAGTTCACCCGCGAGCACCGCGACGAGCGGGCCGCCCTGCGGGTGGAGGAGCCCTGGTATGCGGAGGCGTTCCAGGCGTACCAGAACCTGATGGCCGGGTCGGGCTCGGACGCGGACTGGGACGCGATGATGCCGTTCTTCTACGGACGCTGGGACGAGGCCGCCCGCGAGCACGCGGCCGGAGACGTGGCCCAGACCAACAAGGAAGCGGCCAGGCTGTTCTCGCCTTGGGACGCCTTCGATCCGGACGAGGCCCGCGCGATCGCCAAGTCATGGGATGTCCGTGTACTGGTGGTGGCGGGCGAGCTGGACAGCGCTCCGATTCCCAGGGTGAGTGCTCAGATCGCGGAGTTGTTCGCCGACGGCGAGTTGGCGGTGCAGCCGGGCGGCGGCCACTTCCCCTGGCTGGACGACCCGGATTTCTTCGTCCGGACGGTCACGGACTTCCTCGACCGCTGA
- a CDS encoding bifunctional phosphatase PAP2/diacylglycerol kinase family protein encodes MRLLQRLQRIDKRVYDRVTRVGTPVLDGYTPKFVQSTDNMAPWVLVSATLAVTGGPRLRRTALRAIAAAGIANIAATGIKYLARRPRPDSSAVPEARFPYRSYLSSSFPSGHTAAATGYAGGVAADAPLPLSVLVSAMAGAVGFSRVHSGVHYPGDVLGGLAVGAGAALLARALIPPRPELVFGANTIPAGEAAVDSEGAGVTVVVNPRGGDTGVPTLTTADTTTRVARQLPRARIVPLSADDDLPEVMDKAARDCEVLAVAGGDGTVNAGAAAALAHDRPLLVLPDGTLNNFARTLGLTSVEIALRAFTDRQLARVDVGEVDGNIFLNTASFGSYPRMVERRDRWAGRIGKWPAFALALWRDLREVRPTPALVDGRPAKVWWAFVGNCRYRTHARVPGLREALDDGQLDVRVLCARSPFPRLRALADVLFGRAVSGGGYTERLTESLTLAIAEEPRLLAVDGEVMEGSPTVAFRKRPAALKVFVPLDKG; translated from the coding sequence ATGCGACTGCTCCAGCGGCTCCAACGGATCGACAAGCGCGTCTACGACCGGGTGACCCGGGTGGGCACACCCGTCCTGGACGGGTACACGCCCAAGTTCGTGCAGAGCACAGACAACATGGCGCCTTGGGTCCTGGTCTCAGCCACGCTCGCGGTCACCGGCGGGCCCCGCCTGCGCCGCACCGCGCTGCGGGCGATCGCCGCCGCGGGGATCGCCAACATCGCCGCCACCGGGATCAAGTACCTGGCACGGCGCCCCCGACCGGACAGTTCGGCGGTGCCCGAGGCCCGCTTCCCCTACCGGTCCTACCTCAGTTCCTCCTTCCCCTCCGGGCACACCGCCGCCGCGACCGGCTACGCGGGCGGGGTCGCGGCCGACGCCCCGCTACCGCTCTCCGTCCTGGTGTCCGCGATGGCGGGCGCGGTGGGCTTCTCCCGAGTGCACAGCGGCGTCCACTACCCGGGCGACGTGCTCGGTGGACTGGCCGTGGGCGCCGGGGCGGCCCTGCTGGCCCGCGCGCTCATCCCGCCCCGGCCCGAACTCGTCTTCGGCGCGAACACCATCCCCGCCGGGGAGGCAGCCGTGGACTCCGAGGGCGCGGGGGTGACCGTGGTGGTCAACCCGCGCGGCGGTGACACCGGGGTGCCCACCCTGACCACCGCCGACACCACCACCCGGGTGGCCCGCCAGCTACCCCGGGCACGGATCGTGCCGCTGTCCGCCGACGACGACCTGCCCGAGGTGATGGACAAGGCGGCGCGCGACTGCGAGGTCCTCGCCGTGGCGGGCGGTGACGGAACCGTCAACGCCGGGGCCGCGGCGGCGCTCGCACACGACCGGCCGCTGCTGGTACTGCCGGACGGCACCCTGAACAACTTCGCCCGCACCCTGGGGCTGACCTCGGTGGAGATCGCGCTGCGCGCCTTCACCGACCGCCAGCTGGCCCGGGTGGACGTGGGCGAGGTGGACGGGAACATCTTCCTGAACACGGCGTCGTTCGGCTCGTACCCGCGCATGGTGGAGCGACGCGACCGGTGGGCCGGCCGGATCGGCAAGTGGCCCGCGTTCGCGCTGGCGCTCTGGCGGGACCTGCGCGAGGTCAGGCCTACCCCGGCGCTGGTGGATGGCCGCCCGGCCAAGGTGTGGTGGGCGTTCGTGGGCAACTGCCGGTACCGGACACACGCGCGGGTTCCGGGACTGCGGGAGGCCCTGGACGACGGACAGCTGGACGTGCGGGTCCTGTGCGCGCGGTCGCCGTTCCCCCGGTTGCGGGCCCTGGCGGACGTGCTGTTCGGCCGAGCGGTGTCCGGCGGCGGCTACACCGAACGGCTGACCGAGTCGCTGACCCTGGCCATCGCGGAGGAACCCCGGCTGCTCGCGGTGGACGGCGAGGTCATGGAGGGGTCGCCGACGGTGGCCTTCCGCAAGCGCCCGGCCGCGCTGAAGGTGTTCGTCCCTCTCGACAAGGGCTGA
- a CDS encoding FMN-binding protein: MRNTPGRQARDGLVRAGLAAAGVGLVLGVAHLQNADAPAEAAEPEPEPTRFPSPEPSEEPEPVFYGDYNDGEYTAPGSYIAHGAPNELTVTVTLADNAVAGVEVVGAAESGNSKRFQEQFAEKIPELVVGVPLDEIEVDKVSGSSLTGDGFMEALNQIRDDAKL, from the coding sequence GTGCGGAACACCCCTGGCAGGCAGGCCCGTGACGGCCTCGTCCGGGCCGGGCTCGCCGCCGCCGGGGTCGGCCTGGTCCTGGGCGTCGCCCACCTCCAGAACGCCGACGCCCCCGCCGAAGCCGCCGAACCCGAGCCCGAGCCCACGCGCTTCCCCTCGCCTGAACCCTCCGAGGAGCCCGAACCGGTCTTCTACGGCGACTACAACGACGGCGAGTACACCGCACCGGGCTCCTACATCGCGCACGGCGCACCCAACGAGCTCACTGTGACCGTCACCCTGGCGGACAACGCCGTCGCCGGGGTCGAGGTGGTCGGCGCCGCCGAGAGCGGCAACTCCAAGCGCTTCCAGGAGCAGTTCGCCGAGAAGATCCCCGAACTGGTGGTCGGCGTGCCCCTGGACGAGATCGAGGTGGACAAGGTCTCCGGGTCGTCCCTCACCGGTGACGGCTTCATGGAGGCCCTCAACCAGATCCGGGACGATGCCAAGCTCTGA
- a CDS encoding FAD:protein FMN transferase, producing MAARPHGWDLTAIGTRWRIDTPEPPTPELTAAVAALVADFDHAYSRFRPDSLVTRLAQTGGPVTFPDSVVGLLDLYETLFHATGGAVNPLVGASLARLGDDADHTLRQHGEPLPAPALERLRRENTTLTLTPDNTSSGATEPADVVLDFGTAGKGWLVDEVTALLAEHGVTGAVVDASGDLRAHGVPLRAALEHPWDPAQAIGIVEVRDRALAASATNRRRWGEGLHHVLDARTGEPVERTTATWALADTAALADGLATALFHTEPEELAARTGIRFGYVRVLTDGTLQHAPGPWATDSDAPEHPAPTWEIFR from the coding sequence TTGGCCGCCCGGCCGCACGGTTGGGACCTGACCGCCATCGGTACCCGGTGGCGGATCGACACCCCCGAACCGCCCACCCCCGAACTCACCGCCGCGGTGGCCGCCCTGGTCGCCGACTTCGACCACGCCTACTCGCGCTTTCGTCCGGACTCCCTGGTCACCCGGTTGGCCCAGACCGGCGGACCGGTGACCTTTCCCGACAGCGTCGTCGGGCTTCTCGACCTCTACGAAACCCTCTTCCACGCCACCGGTGGCGCCGTGAACCCGCTGGTCGGCGCATCCCTGGCCCGGCTCGGCGACGACGCCGACCACACTCTGCGCCAGCACGGGGAGCCGCTCCCCGCACCAGCCCTGGAACGGCTCCGGCGCGAGAACACCACCCTGACCCTGACCCCTGACAACACGTCTTCGGGAGCCACCGAACCCGCCGACGTCGTGCTGGACTTCGGGACCGCTGGCAAGGGCTGGCTGGTGGACGAGGTCACCGCGCTGCTGGCCGAACACGGGGTCACCGGAGCGGTGGTCGACGCCAGCGGTGACCTGCGCGCCCACGGCGTCCCGCTCCGGGCCGCCCTGGAACACCCCTGGGACCCCGCTCAGGCGATCGGGATCGTCGAGGTCCGGGACCGGGCGCTCGCCGCCTCGGCCACCAACCGCCGCCGGTGGGGCGAGGGTCTGCACCACGTCCTGGACGCCCGCACCGGGGAGCCGGTCGAGCGGACCACCGCGACCTGGGCGCTCGCCGACACCGCTGCCCTCGCCGACGGGCTGGCCACCGCCCTGTTCCACACGGAGCCCGAGGAGCTCGCGGCCCGCACCGGCATCCGGTTCGGGTACGTCCGCGTCCTCACCGACGGCACCCTCCAACACGCCCCCGGGCCCTGGGCCACGGATTCCGACGCCCCCGAACACCCCGCACCCACCTGGGAGATCTTCCGATGA
- a CDS encoding FAD-dependent oxidoreductase, with product MRRLLAPFTGQVTMYRLVSVALGSIALAALVQSALGVLAFDLAEVTVSLAVSVSAALLTGWLVPKALGVRPHLESLLVTGLILFLVLWPESSLTGLLALAVAASLATLSKYVLTWRGRHVLNPAAFALVVVGVAGIASPSWWAGSASLLPLVLVAGYLVVRRLGVFSFVGVFLLFSGGINLYTTAASGMPVVEAAWTVLASSPLLFLAAFMLTEPLTTPPRWWQRVAVAATVGVLDGVVFTFGPVYSSPELALLAGNLLAFAFGQRHGVRLRLLSRHETAPGTVELVLSASRPLRFEAGQYLELSLPHARPDSRGTRRMFSIASPPGNPDEISLAMRLPENPSSFKRAVTALEPGQELHATGISGDFVLPSDPAAPVLMVAGGIGVTPFASMAAEQPGRDAVLVHCVNYPADLTHTEVFSKAGTRVVIVCPDPRAGQTASAAATTSAASTSPGTQASRAPASTRTASAALNLLEGLPENAVYGGPNLATALGEHVPDLAERTAYVAGSPAMVTATRRTLRLLGARKVRVDAFSGY from the coding sequence ATGAGACGCCTGCTGGCCCCGTTCACCGGGCAGGTGACGATGTACCGGCTGGTGTCGGTCGCCCTGGGCTCGATCGCCCTGGCCGCACTGGTCCAGTCCGCACTCGGCGTCCTCGCCTTCGACCTTGCCGAGGTGACCGTCTCGCTCGCGGTGTCCGTGAGCGCGGCCCTGCTCACCGGGTGGCTGGTGCCCAAGGCGCTCGGCGTGCGCCCGCACCTGGAGTCGTTGCTGGTCACCGGCTTGATCCTGTTCCTCGTCCTGTGGCCGGAGAGCAGCCTGACCGGGCTGCTCGCGCTCGCGGTGGCCGCCTCACTGGCCACCCTCTCCAAGTACGTGCTGACCTGGCGCGGCAGACACGTCCTCAACCCGGCGGCGTTCGCGCTCGTGGTGGTCGGCGTCGCCGGGATCGCCTCCCCGTCCTGGTGGGCGGGGTCCGCGAGCCTGCTTCCGCTGGTGTTGGTCGCCGGTTACCTGGTGGTGCGCCGCCTGGGGGTGTTCTCCTTCGTCGGAGTGTTCCTGCTGTTCAGCGGTGGCATCAACCTGTACACGACGGCGGCCTCCGGAATGCCCGTGGTCGAGGCGGCGTGGACGGTGCTGGCCTCCTCACCGCTGCTGTTCCTGGCGGCGTTCATGCTCACCGAACCGCTCACCACCCCGCCCCGCTGGTGGCAGCGGGTCGCGGTAGCCGCCACCGTGGGTGTCCTGGACGGGGTCGTCTTCACCTTCGGCCCGGTCTACTCCTCGCCGGAGCTGGCCCTGCTCGCGGGCAACCTGCTGGCCTTCGCGTTCGGGCAGCGCCACGGCGTCCGCCTGCGCCTGCTCAGCCGACACGAAACCGCTCCGGGCACCGTCGAGCTGGTCCTGTCCGCCTCCCGGCCGCTGCGTTTCGAGGCGGGCCAGTACCTCGAGCTCTCCCTGCCGCACGCCCGCCCCGACTCCCGGGGCACCCGCAGGATGTTCAGCATCGCCTCACCGCCCGGCAACCCCGACGAGATCTCGCTGGCCATGCGTCTGCCGGAGAACCCGAGCAGCTTCAAACGGGCGGTCACCGCCCTCGAACCCGGCCAGGAGCTGCACGCCACCGGGATCAGCGGCGACTTCGTCCTGCCCTCGGACCCGGCCGCCCCCGTCCTGATGGTGGCGGGCGGAATCGGGGTCACCCCCTTCGCCTCGATGGCCGCCGAACAGCCCGGCCGCGACGCCGTGCTCGTGCACTGCGTCAACTATCCCGCCGACCTCACCCACACCGAGGTCTTCAGCAAGGCCGGAACCCGTGTGGTCATCGTCTGCCCGGATCCCCGGGCCGGGCAGACCGCCTCAGCCGCCGCAACCACCTCGGCAGCCTCGACCTCTCCGGGTACACAGGCCTCCCGGGCCCCCGCGAGTACTCGGACCGCCTCAGCCGCCCTGAATCTTCTGGAGGGCCTCCCCGAGAACGCCGTCTACGGCGGGCCGAACCTGGCCACCGCCCTCGGCGAACACGTTCCCGACCTCGCCGAGCGCACCGCCTACGTGGCGGGCTCCCCGGCCATGGTCACCGCCACCCGCCGGACCCTGCGCCTGCTCGGGGCCCGGAAGGTGAGGGTCGACGCCTTCAGCGGTTACTGA